A stretch of the Paenibacillus dendritiformis genome encodes the following:
- a CDS encoding sensor histidine kinase: protein MLRNREIQILLLTMSFISLAATVAAAWISPVAAALVFAASALLIGSSIAFTRWRYREIEKLSSYLRQISSGNDSLDVRDNQEGELSILKNDIYKVTLMLSEHRSLLQQDKIQLTDAISDISHQLKTPLTSMTVMADLLRDPELPQAKRTEFTRNIRIQLERIDWLVTSLLKLSKIEAKTVSFKKDRVPVNMLVHKALEPVLIPMDIKDISVSVQGEETVAFIGDLQWTAEALINILKNCVEHTEEGGAIAISFSENALFTEIIIEDNGKGIPKEDLPYIFKRFYKGKNASEGSIGIGLSMAHSMITSQNGVIDVASGKDKGTQFRIKFYKQVI from the coding sequence ATGCTGCGGAACCGGGAGATTCAAATTTTGCTCCTAACGATGAGCTTCATCAGCTTGGCGGCGACCGTTGCGGCCGCTTGGATATCGCCAGTCGCTGCGGCGCTCGTGTTCGCTGCTTCCGCTTTGCTTATAGGCAGCAGCATCGCATTCACGCGGTGGAGATACCGCGAGATCGAAAAGCTGTCTTCCTATTTGCGCCAGATCAGCAGCGGCAATGATTCGCTTGATGTTCGCGATAATCAAGAAGGCGAGCTTAGCATTTTAAAGAACGATATTTATAAAGTGACACTCATGTTGTCCGAGCACCGCTCTCTTTTACAGCAAGATAAAATCCAACTGACCGATGCCATTTCTGATATCTCCCATCAGCTCAAAACGCCGCTTACTTCCATGACGGTGATGGCCGATTTGTTGCGCGATCCCGAGCTGCCTCAAGCGAAAAGAACGGAATTTACGCGCAATATCCGGATTCAGCTGGAACGAATCGATTGGCTGGTCACTTCCTTGCTCAAGCTCTCGAAAATTGAAGCAAAGACGGTTTCCTTTAAAAAAGATCGGGTACCGGTGAACATGCTCGTGCACAAGGCGTTAGAGCCCGTTCTCATTCCGATGGATATTAAAGATATATCCGTCTCGGTTCAGGGGGAAGAGACCGTTGCATTTATTGGCGATCTCCAGTGGACGGCCGAAGCGCTCATCAATATTTTAAAAAACTGTGTCGAGCATACGGAGGAAGGCGGAGCGATCGCCATTTCTTTTTCTGAAAATGCGTTATTTACGGAAATCATTATCGAGGATAACGGCAAAGGAATCCCGAAGGAAGATTTGCCCTATATTTTTAAACGGTTTTATAAAGGGAAGAATGCGAGCGAGGGCAGCATCGGCATTGGTCTGTCGATGGCGCACAGCATGATTACAAGCCAGAACGGCGTGATTGACGTAGCGAGCGGCAAGGACAAGGGGACACAGTTTCGGATAAAATTTTATAAACAGGTGATTTAA
- a CDS encoding response regulator transcription factor has translation MKILLVEDDKTIASGLEYSLQQEHFSTLLCHDVASAKKVIADELDQFALCLFDLSLPDGSGYELCKLVKERRDIPVIFLTVIDDEVNVVMGLDMGADDYITKPFRVRELLSRIKSVLRRYHKPSQTRSIIEIDQVRINTLEGKVYKHGAEIPLTALEYRLLLIFGNHVGQVLSRTQLLEQIWDVAGDFVNDNTLTVYIKRLREKLEDQPQRPALIKTVRGLGYKVGD, from the coding sequence ATGAAAATTTTGTTGGTGGAAGATGATAAAACGATCGCGTCCGGTCTTGAATATTCCCTGCAGCAGGAACACTTTTCTACTCTCCTGTGCCATGATGTGGCATCGGCCAAAAAGGTGATCGCCGATGAGCTGGATCAATTCGCGTTATGCTTGTTTGATTTATCCCTCCCCGATGGCAGCGGGTACGAATTGTGCAAGCTCGTGAAGGAGCGGAGAGATATACCGGTCATCTTTTTAACGGTGATTGATGATGAGGTTAATGTCGTGATGGGACTGGATATGGGAGCGGATGACTATATTACGAAGCCTTTTCGCGTTCGCGAGCTTCTGTCGCGAATCAAATCCGTCTTGCGGAGATACCATAAGCCTTCTCAGACCAGGTCGATTATCGAGATCGATCAGGTTCGCATTAATACGCTCGAGGGAAAGGTGTATAAACACGGCGCGGAAATTCCGCTGACGGCTTTAGAGTATCGCTTGCTGCTTATTTTCGGAAATCATGTTGGGCAGGTGCTGTCAAGAACTCAGCTGTTAGAGCAGATTTGGGATGTGGCAGGGGACTTTGTGAATGATAATACATTAACGGTGTATATCAAAAGGCTGCGGGAAAAGCTGGAGGATCAACCGCAGCGCCCGGCGCTGATTAAAACCGTCCGCGGTCTGGGCTACAAGGTTGGTGATTAG
- a CDS encoding ABC transporter ATP-binding protein — translation MTILQIEHLSKIYGKGESSVKALDDVSFSVEKGEFVAIIGPSGSGKSTLLHLLGGVDRPTSGKILVDNTDMYSLNETQLAIFRRRQIGLIYQFYNLIPVLTVEENITLPLLLDKQKVDRKQLDDLVNTLSLQQRLNHLPNQLSGGQQQRVSIGRALIGNPAIMLADEPTGNLDSKNSSEIIDLLKMCNKTYQQTLIVITHDERIALQADRVISIEDGRIAKDEVIRP, via the coding sequence ATGACCATTTTACAAATCGAACATCTGTCTAAAATTTACGGGAAGGGCGAGTCATCGGTTAAAGCGCTTGATGATGTTTCTTTTTCGGTCGAAAAAGGGGAGTTCGTCGCCATTATCGGCCCATCCGGATCCGGGAAATCGACGCTGCTGCATCTGTTAGGCGGTGTGGACCGGCCGACCAGCGGCAAAATCCTCGTTGATAATACGGACATGTATAGCTTGAATGAAACGCAGTTAGCGATTTTTCGACGCAGGCAAATCGGCTTGATCTATCAGTTCTACAATCTGATTCCCGTCCTGACGGTCGAAGAAAATATTACGCTGCCGCTCTTGCTTGATAAGCAGAAGGTGGATCGGAAGCAGCTTGACGATCTCGTCAACACATTAAGCCTGCAGCAGCGTCTGAACCACCTGCCGAATCAGTTATCCGGCGGACAGCAGCAAAGAGTCTCGATTGGCCGAGCGCTCATTGGCAATCCGGCGATTATGCTGGCGGATGAGCCCACCGGCAACCTGGACAGCAAGAATAGCAGCGAGATCATCGATTTACTGAAAATGTGCAACAAAACCTATCAACAGACGCTGATCGTGATTACCCATGATGAACGGATTGCTCTGCAAGCGGATAGGGTCATCTCGATTGAAGACGGACGGATCGCCAAGGATGAGGTGATTCGCCCATGA